AGAAGGTACAGGCAGTGTGACACATGGACCCCGGTTGGTTACTGACTTGAACAAACagtaaaaagacatttttgagcTAAATGGGGAAACTGTAACATGGTCTAGTCACTAGATGACATTAAAGGATCACTGTGAGCATGGCTGGGTGTGACAGAAGTCCTTGTCTGTTAGACATGGAATGAAGTGCCCGCGAGTGACAGATGTGCCGTCTAGGATTTGCTTTAAATGCTTCCACAGGAAACATGGATGGACGGATGAAGGAGGGAAGATAACACAAACAGCGAAGTTGATGGTTATTGAAGCTCTGTGATTGTTAAGTGTTCTTTCTACTTCCGTATTTGACATTTTCTataataaagtgttttttttttttaaatcccctaGAATGTATAAGCATATGCCCAGGTAATTAGAAAGAGCAAATGTGGGTGTAGTAACATCTGAGGGtgactttttcttcctccttaaaAACAGCGTggcacccctgcccctcccctccaggacAGAGAGAATCTTTCCTTCTGACTGGCATCCGAGTGCCGGCGCCCTGGGACACCCTGGGACAGGGCAGACGGGGTCAGAAGGAGAGGAACCACGTACTTTTTTGGCACCGCTGCTGAGGTTCTCAGAGCTGATGGGGAGCAGGGTGCTCAGCTCCAGGTCCGTGACCATCTGACGAGATTCCGCCAGCAAACGCTGCAGCTTACTTGTGGGAGAAAAATCGTCCTGGGAAGACAACACAGTTTTGGCGGTCATGAGACCAAGacgcatttttaaatgtttaccttTGTAAATACAGTGTAACAAGTACAAATGCTAGCTATTCATCCATAGTTCTCTGACTTTAGATAGCACGTGTCAAAGCAGGACATTAAATATGAGAATAACcaaattccatttatttcttagaACCGACTTGGCTAAGTAATTTGACTTAAACAGAAAACTTACTACAACAAACTAACATCCATGCGATAAAAGACTCCCAGGCATTGTTTACCTTCCTTAAATCAACTTGCCAAGGCCATGTCAAAACACTCACCAAACACAACTCAAACACTAAAGGCTTGTTAGTGTTTAACAATATGTGGAAATATGTCTTTGTTCTTGTTTAATTTTGAACTTGGGGACCTGAATTTTTAGCAGGCCAACTGCTCGCCAAAGTACCCAGactaattttttctttaagaaaagttaatttctaattttccatGAACAATGATCACTACTGACCTAGATCTAGAAGATGCTTAACAGATATCTGCTATGTGACTGTATCTGCGTgtgtatatgtgcacacacatgcacgcacacacacatgtgcatggaCAACGCAGGCCTGCAGCGTCACATACTACCTCAGAAAAATAGGTGCAAACACTGAAAAAGAGTCTCCCAAGAGCCAAAAAGGTAATGGCCAATATTTCCCCTCCTATTTATAACTTTTCAAAAGTTAACAGCTttgaggtgtaactgacataCAATTAAGTGCACAGTCTGACAGGTAAATCTACACACTGGTGAAACCATCCCCACAGTGAACACAGGCTGTATTCATTCACCACATCTCTGCCCCTTTGGAATTCTTGCCTCTCTGAGTCCCTCTCCCCATTCCCAACTACTGATCTGCTGTCAGAGATTAGTCTGCATTtgctagaattttatataaacacaTTACAATCTCTtgtctgtctggcttctttcattcaatatAATTATTGTGAGATTCACTCATGCTGTCTGTGTAtaaatagttcattccttttcattgctgagaagtactccattgtatggatataccacagtttgcttaTCTCATCACCTACTGCAGTATACTTGGGTTACTTGCAGTTCTTGAGTGAGTACAAATAAAGCTGcttgaatatttgtgtacaagtctctgTGTGGACataggtttccatttctgtaGGACGGGAAtaactgaatcatatggtaggtgtatatttaacttttaaagaaactaccCAGGTGTCTTCCAGGTGTGTACCGTTTACAGTCCCACCACCAGTGAATGAAAGTCCCAGTTGCTCATAAGTCTAGTCAACACTTGGTATGGTCACTTTTTAACAGAGAACCAGCACTCATCAAACACCCATTAGGGACCAGGCCCTATGCATCTCATTGAGACCAAGCAACCATGATGTTAGTATTGCACATTTGcaggggaagaaactgaggctcaaagcaACTACATTAACTTGACTAAGGTCACTAAAGCAAAACAAGGATGGGAACCCAGATAGGTTTGGTTTCAAAGCCGGATTTTCCCCCAGTGGACACCAAAAGTAACTAAGTTTATTTGAACTTATTTTCTTTGTGAACGGGCTGCGATGGAGACCCCGGCTACGGTGGGGACACTGGCTCATCCACAGTAAGGACCTTGGTGTAGAAACAACCTCACCGCCTGTCAGTAGGGGGTGGACAAGCAGACTGGTTTATTCAGTCAATGGCCTGCACATCAATCCACAATCCAAAGGAAGAAGCTAGAGCCACAGGTGTCAGCATGGATGAAGCTCACAAAATACACCGCAAAAGGATGCAGGTGGCATTTTACCATTTACGTATGTTTAAGCACACACAAAACAAGAGGATGTAATGTTTAAGTATAACTTTTAAGCAGCAAAAGTGTAAAACAAGCATGGGAGCAACTTCAAGGTCAAGTGGTTACGTGGAGGGGGTGTGGGAGTGGGCAGAGGGGCACATGGACTTTATACCTTAcctgtaacattttatttctttaacaggttgaaaaataaagcaaatatggcaaagTGTAAACATGTTAAGTCTGAATGTAGGTGCACAGATACatgtcatatttttcattattttgtgcgtttaaaatattttttaattaaaaatagacaCATCGATCACCTGGAGGACCTCAGGGACATCCTACCTGAAGCTAATCCAAAGGatgtttaaagaaaacagaaggtAAGTAACTATGACTTTggttaaataatataattaaagtcctgtaattaaaaacaaaacaaaaacaaaaacaaaatctgaagaaGAGCCAAAATGAAGCACACTCACCACAGGCTACGGAAGAATTAAAAGTCTGCTGGGGAGCAGTCCTGCTTGGAAAAGCTGGCTATTTCTAAGCGAAATACAAACCTTTTCACTGGGCAGCGCTGCATCTTTGTTGACTAACAAACTCTTAGACAAGTTCTGTTTTTCAGGAGAGGACTCTGTCTCCATCAGCTTCTCGTCCTCTCTTACGGCAGATTTTGAAGAACCCAAGCAGCGGGAATGCTGGATGGCAATGAGCTCACTGTGAACAATAAAACCAAATGGAAACAGGCACCTTGAAACAACATCTAACATACGTCACTAATATTCTTGTACTTGAAAGGATCACAACAGGaccaagaaagaaaagtttttattttttaatgaagaagcTCGAGTTAGAATAGACCATTATAGATCTTAACAGggttttgcgtgtgtgtgtgcgtgtgtgtagatgctggggatggaacccagggccttgtgcgtgctaagcatgcgctctgtcactgagctatacccacccccttgGATAGGATATTTGTGTAGAATATTATAAGTTAATGCACACTCTTTGCAGTAAGAATTAAAACTCTTCATTAAAGGGCAACTATAGAATAGAGTTGCCCTCCTTACCagtcccccacccaaaaaaacaacaaagaaaaaggtatgagaaacagaaatatccaaaagagagagagaaaaaatgaacATCATATAAAGTTAAACTTGTGAAGATtttaggtttttggtttgtgaAATTGATTCTAATGAATGGTTTTTCAAAAGTTCTGTGAAAGTAGAAGGCACTGCTGTGGGCCGTTAATTCTTCTAGGGGTGCTTGGTAATCAGGGAACAAACACGGACAGCTGAGTCTCTGGGTATGTTATTGAAGTTGGGGCTCAAAGCAGAGTTAACAGCAAAGAGGCCCCagaacctccccccccccaacgAATCCTGTGACTGAGGCCAGGAGCCGCTGCGGCCTCCCCCTCTGCAGGGAGACCCCTATTTGTCCAATAGAATGGTGGTGTAAATGGGCACATTTTAGCCAGATAACAAAAGTAGGTACACAAGTTCTTATAATCTAAGGGAACACAGGAAAACATCATTATCCTTTCTACTTAATCACGTATTCGTCACGGGATACCTTGGCACGTGCCTCTGCTGGCAGGACAAGAAGTCACTTGAATTATTTCAAGCTCGAGAGGTCAAGAGGCCTTGAGAGAAAATACTGCATTTGAATTTCTTTCATACATTAATGTATGTCCACTATGCACTTAAAACTATCTGACacaaggggagggtacagctcagtggtagagcacagcgTGCtcagtatgcacgaggtcctgggttcaatccccagtacctccataaaaaaaacaaaaaacaaaaacaaaccaaaagcacAGGCTTTTCCCTTAATATATGCGTGTTCGGTTCAGTAGTGAGAAATAGGAAGTCGTGCCTGACTGACACTTGCAGTTATCTAAGACGATCTTTAAAAACCAAACATGAACAGATAACATTCAGGGTAACAACCAATTTCTCTTTAGATTTTGCAGCTGACAGAGTAACTGTATGATTTTTTAAGTGACCCAGGCTACTAAAAGGGCCGAAAGATAATCCCAACAATGAAAACACTGGAAGGAAATTTTAATCCCAAATCCTAGGAAAGTCAGTGCGATAATTACAATAAAGTTCTCAACAGAGACATCATCCTTTCTGTAATCTAAGATCCAAGAGATAGGTTTTCTGTAAAAATAGCAGACACTTGTATAGCGCCCCTCGACCCCAAGAGTCAGCAATTCTAATGATAAGATGAGCCTGAATAATGCAGCAAATGCTAATATCTAATTCATgttcttctcttaaaaaaaaaaaaaaacccagctgtgggggagggtgtagctcagtggtagagtgtgcgcttagcaCACAgggggtcctaggttcaatccccagtgcctccatttaaaaaataaataaatctaattacccccttCCCTCGCcagaacaacaaacaaacaaacaaaaacaaaaccaaacaaacccaaTTGGGTGTaggtggtcaaaaggcacaaatttCCAGTTGTAAGATAAGTAAGAACGAGGGGTGTAACAGCGCATGTTGAACATAACTGACGCTGCTGTATATTATACACAAAAGCTGTGGCAAAAGTAAAGCCCaacagttctcatcacaaggaaaaaaatactttttttctttttcttttagtttgtatctatatgagataacgGATGTTCACTGAACACATTGTGGACATCATTTCATGACATACTCAAGTCAGATCATTATGCTGGACACAAACATACAGTGCTGTACGTCAGTTCTGTCTCAGTAAAAccggaagaaaaaaatgacatttatcaGCCGGTTAAGTACAAATATTCTTTCTcttacatgattttaaaaagtaagacagTGTGGGGAATGTAAAGTGAACACAAAGGCCAAAGCAGCTGGATGTGTCAATGAGCCAATGGGGGCGAAGAGAATTTCTTATCTGGGGTCTAGGGAACATAATCTGGACATGAAAGAAACTGCTTATCAATTCAAAAGGATCCTGGGTGAGGAATGTCCCAGAGCAGCATTCTAGTTTGTAAAGTGACCTACCCGtttgttctaaaataaaacatgtttgcTCAGCTCATGACAACTGACTTTGTTTTTAAGCAAAACCTTTGCCTCAGAAGCTATCCTAGGTACAAACTTCTCACCAGAATCGAACACCGTCTGATTTGCACAATCAAAAAACTCCACGCCTGGGCTGTGATGAAAAGAGGAAACGGTCTGTCTCAAACTCAATTTCTGCCCGCAAACACCGCTCTCTGCCAAGCAGCAAGCATGAAGTGGCTGCTGCAACCCTTTATGTTTCGAAACACAGTAGGCAGGCGCCTTGGGTGTTCACAAAGGTGAAGGACCACTCACCTCGCCGAGGAGCTGTATCTGGTCCCACTGGCACTGCCCGAACAAGTGCACACAGCTCTGTGGCGGACGACCCTCTGCACTTTAGGAGGCTTGAAGATGCTCATCCACTCCACGTCGGACACGTGGCCCGGGGCTTCAATTACGAAGTTGCTCGGGTGGCAGCACTTGGATTCCCACATGTCACTTTCGCCCCGACAGGCTTCATTTTTGTGGCAACATGAGGCGCCAGACCTTTCCATGTGATCTGGACATTCAACATCCAGCTTTTCTGGTGGTTTCGAGCCAGGACAGCTGGCCAGGCCCAGGTAAACACCGACGTCCTGCCACTTCTCATCGGACACAGATGTCGATGTTTCCGAGGGTTGTTTCTCTTCGTTCTGAACCCCAATTCCATCACCCTTGGGTGATTTTGCATGGATCTTGCAAAACGTACTTTTGTTTTCGGGTTCAGTCTGCATGTTTTCTCCCAGAGACCAAGACTTTTGTTTCTCCACTAAGTCTTTTGCAAATAGAGATGAGATAGCAATTAcactttttcccccaaatgaaGTATTAACCTGTAGCTTCTTCTCTTTGCACACATCACAAGAGCTCTTGTCTGACCTATTTTGCTGAACCAACGTGGTCTCAAATTTTTGGTCCTTAACCAGTGACTTCTGATTTTTCTCCCTCTTAAAATCGACTTTTAGGTGGTTATTTTCAAGGTCTGATAAACACATGTCTCTGCTATGGTGGCATCACAAAAAATGGAAGTTATAAGGTATACTTGTTACTGTCATTCCAAGTATTTCACTCAAACTTCATCAGCTGAGCTAACTCCTAAGAAGACCCAGTTGTCTGAGTTGAAAATTTAAGGTAGCACATGGATTCTTTCTTTAGAGCCCAATTTTAGCCCAACTTCCTCCAAGAAGTCTTTCTGACCACCAAGCCCACCTACCCACAGTCCTCTTCCCATCCTTAACTTACTGTCTATATTGCAAACCATTACCTTACTGTGTAAATTATCTAATTAATCAGACAGCAAGTTTCCTATTGTAACTATATCGTACACTGTTTCTTACATATATCCTGTCTTCTCAATAGactcaagttttttgttttgttttgtttttacatgtaGAGGCATTTTTAATCCTCCTGGCACCTAGGACAGCCTTTAACATATACTAAAGGTCCTGTAAATACTTGTTGATTAATCTGTTATTTCTCTTCCTAATTCTATTAGTTTCACAGTAAACAGAGGTAAAGCCAGGACTGAAAGGCAGTGATTTAAGGTACAAAGATACACTGGAAAGTGCTGAATGTGTTTACCATACTGCAttcatgaccaccccacttatcTGCTGGATATTTAAAGCTGGTCTAAAGTAAAAGTGACATATGTGcacaaaataaagataaaaatgtgaTAAACCTTTTAATAAATCTTCTGTTAAAGTTTTTCATGTCACACATGTTCAGGTATTGTAATCTGTGTGACTCGGGTCCCTTCTAGATGGAGGCATTTGATGCTCTTAAAGGATAACCTCCATCACCTAGCCCAGGTACCTCCCAGGGGAAATGAagcacaaagaggaaaaggagccAGTAAGTGAGGGGGTTTGCAAGAGATCACTGGGTTGGTGTGGTGTGTATTAGCAGCAGCCGCAGCCAAGATACAGAGGAATGGTGTAATAACCCCCAGCAAAAGACCTTGGAGGAAAATACAGCATGCACAGCGAAGTGCGGTGAGTCCCCAGTCACACTGGAGCAGCAGTTGATCCTTACACCCCTCCCTGCAACTACTGACCACTCCCATCCCGAACCCCACCCTCCCAGGGAAAAAGAGCTGTCATCCAGCCCAGCTTCTGCCCTCAGGTGCACATGGGGGCGTGGGGAGCTCCCTGAGTTCCTGTTCCTTTCCATGACTCCCTGCAACATCCCTACCTGGAAAAGTGGATTAAACCGAGCTGTGGGACAGTCCTATGCTTGTTAAATTAAACCATGcctcatatatttatatttcaattttacagAAACCAAGTTAATTCAAACACTGCCTGTTATGGGTAAGAGCAGATGTCTCTCATTaacaaggaaaacaggaaaatcgAGCTGAGAGCAAGATCAGCTCCGACTGCAGTTTACGGAGAccattctgtttctgttttgttttgcttttgggcGGAGTGGGGGGAGGTcagggtgggtaattaggtttctttatttttccttctgggaggtactggggattgaacccagggcctcgtgcctgctaagcatgcgctctcccagttgagctacaccctcccctccccaccttacTTAGGCCATTCTCCACTTGATCTTAGCCAGAAGGCCGAGAAGCGATTCAGACCATTCCTCTAGAATGACTTTTTCTAGGCAAGTATCATGCCCTATAGATCTttactttccctattctgaacccAGGGTGCTGAAAATGGAGAGtgctgaatgaataagtgattcATCTCTGTAATTTCTACTTTAGTTCAAAGCCTTCTAcacaacaaacacacaaataatgTGTTTAATGAATCTGATCAAATGTCTAAATGAGGATCATGCCTAAAATTCTAAGATCGGGTCTCACCACAACCCAGGGTTAGAGCGACAATTATCAGCTCGCACATATTTACTCCCTACCACATGATGAGTAGTAGTAGGTACTGGCCCAGAGTATGAACTTAACAAATACTGGCTGAGTgatgaaataaaacacaaatcaCATTAACAGCACCTTAACCAAGATTACCTGGATTCCAGGGCCTTTGATTCCTCCATCTTTGAGTCATATATCTGTATCAATTCCTGAGAATTTTCCACATTGAAATTAAGAAACTGCAGATCACGCTGTTGTTTTACGTAAATCTGGCAGGGATAATGACAAATCAATTTAAAGCGTTAACAGCAAAACTAAACTGAGCCAACAACCAGCATTTTCAGGTGCTAAGACAGGTCAGATGGTGACTAGggaaatatgccatgtatgtttgcttttatttttccctctgttaGCACTGAGAGTTGTTAATATAACTAGTCTCCTAACCCTTAGCTACCATAAACAAGACCCTATCTGCTAGGCTAAATATGCCATACCTTTAGTGTAGTTAGGATTCTAAAAGCCCCAAACACGAAATCACCTGGCATACACTTCAGCTAATGTGATGTCTGTAAATGTTCCCCACCAACTAGAGCAGGGTAACTGGGCACGTACCTGTCTCATATTATGCAGTTCTGCGTTCGTACGTTCTTGCTTTGACTTTGCAATATCGAGTAActcatcctttcttttttctctctctgctattTAAGAACAAAGATTATTCAAATATTGTTCCTAAGTCATATCAGCTCAAACCTCTTCATTTCCAACAACTTAATGCACagctaacattttctcctcctCATTCCTGAATTATAAaattgcaaaatataaaatagataaacaagttcatactgtatagcacagggaactatattcagtatcttgtaacttatggtgaaaaagaatatgaaaaggaatatatgtatgttcatgtatgactgaagcattatgctgttcaccagaaattgacacattgtaaactgactatatttcaataaaaatatatatatacaaaaaaaaaggtaaaacggATGGCTGGGGAGAGCTTTAACCTGTAATTCTGACCAGATCCTTCAGCAAGCTTGAAAACTTTCATAATACAATTAATGCTAAGTCAAAAAAGGATTCAAAACTGTATCAACTCTATGATCAAattacatgtgtgtgtttgtatatagatatgcatagaaaaaaatctgacagcAAGATTAcaagaagttattttttaatggaaggatCAATGAcaattattttcctctctttttttttgtggggggagggaggtgattTCTAAATCTCTagaattaaaaatattactttattttttactttttccacATTACACAGTAACTTATGAATGCATTTTCCTTGTAAGAATACAAACAACATATTACCTTTATTAATAGAAAGAAAGCTAACATTACAAGGGGCgaaaagtcactatttttcctGGCATGTAAGTCAGTCTAATATATCCTCACAATTAGGCTATCTCTGTGCAACTCTCACTGATCAAAGACCGAAGACATCTGGACCTATGAGGTGACCCCGCTGGTAGACAGacttgtatttccattttaataaaagCCCGGCACACCTTTAAAGATTTCCTATTTCTTGAAAACTCTTTTTACCTGATAGGTAATTAAgattcagaattttctttaaaatatatagtattacACTCAATTTCCTAATGCCAAAAGAACAaatagttgttgttgttgttttttaaatcttcattcttttacaaagACCATAAACATTCTGCTGAAACACGGGACACTTCACTATTACTAGAGTTGGGATATAAGAAAccagtattttttttcactttttttaaattaaagtgtagtcagtttacaatgctgtgtcaatttctggtgtacagcacaatgcttcagtcatacatgaatatacatatattcgttttcatattctttttcaccgtgagctactacaagatattgaatatagttccctgtgctatacagtataaacttgtttatctgtttcatatataccagtcagtatctgcaaatctcaaactcccaatttatcccttcccacctccttcccctctggtaaccataagtttgttttctatgcctgtgtgtctacttctgttttgtaaataagttcatctgtctttttgggtttttttagattccacatatgagtaaatatcatatggtatttaagaaaccagtgttttaaaaacagtttcaGAACTTGGTCAACAAGAATCCACAGAAAGGAAAGATCTAAAGTGCTATATACAAAGACTGGTagcagaaaaaaaagtaatattatgCTTAGGGAGAAATAATTTCATTCACATAGAAGTGAGAAATCAACAATAAATTTTTCACCTAAAAAAAcccactatctttttttttttagacattttttttgAGGCTtctgtcttgtttattttttggaaggGTAATTAAGTTTACCTATCTGTTTATTTgatagaggtactagggattgaacccaggacctggtacatgctaagcatgcattctacctctgagctatacccttcccctgaaAAATGCACTATCTTATAAGAAGTTGAAACTACATGCATAAAATGACCATCTAGTTACATGAATCGGTTCTGAGTAAATCAATTAGTTGCAATCTAAATCTATGGTTTTTTAATAAAGCACCTTTTCCACACGTCATTTTTCTCATggatgaaaaagaatacagataTTTATCATTATCACTTCACACTTGGAACATCACAGAAAGTGTTTAAGGACAAGAGGCATGAGCTTTGCTGGAGATGGTGACACCGCCTGAGCAGCGTTTTTGCAGAGTGTTTGCTGGTGGTCACGGGGACCAGGAGGAGAGAAGCATGAGGAGGGGCCTGTGAAAAGCCACCGCTTCCTCCCCAAACACGCTGACGCTCAGCCCTTCCAGCAGGGTCCGCAGCAGCACCTTACTTTTAAGGGCAACCCTCGTACACAAAGGCAGAGTGAACGCTGTGGTGTCAGCTTAAACTACTACGTCTCTTCCGTTCGATTCGGAATTTATTTCTTTGCATTAGATGAGTCAACGCCATAACAGAGGCCTATAAAGCTAGTGGACTTGCATTATTTATGTGGAGCCACATTTAGTTTATATGAATTCAATGCTGtgcacaaagaaaacaataaaaaagggAAGGCAGCTCCTTTCACAGCGGAAGTGATGCCCACAGCGCTGCCCTCAGTCCCACCCGCCTCTCGTGCTAACATCATCCCGACAGGCTGGGTGCATCTCCGGTGTTTGGAGACGCTTGTTTCAGACACAGCACGGCTCCTACACAAAAGCCAACTACTTTATTTGGAGCTCAAGGGTAATTTTAACTATATTTGAGTGTTGCCTTAGTCTGACTTTAGAATAATCTACTGTTGCATAAAATAGAAACGTTTCCTTAGATCTGGTATTTTCCCACATGGCTGGGTTATCAGGGTGGGGGATGAAAGTGAAATGAGACCGCCTATTGTCACAAGTTGGTCGCAGAAAACAGAGAGGTGTGGAACTCTCTGCTGACGCCTGCCTGAGCAGGCAGCCCAGGAAAgacagcacaaaggaaagggcaCTGCAAGTCTGGACCTGCCAAATCCGGCCAAGCCTCTGTGCCTCTGACCGCCTGGGAGACCTGCGGCAAGCCACTCAGTCTCCCGGGGCCTCGCTGCCGAACTCTCAGGCCCACACACAGGCAAACTAGtatcgttttatttgcaaacttctTATGAGCGGCATgtgcaaacaaatgaaacacatctCTGAGCTTATGTGAAGAACTTCATcttcaacaagagaaaaaaagttttaaatttaaaagtacattttaaagacCTCTTCCAACTTCaaataaaatgtgttcatttttagCCAAGGCACCTGACAAAAgagtatcatttaaaaattatttttaggctTAAGTCACTTTTGTAATTTAGACACACAAAATTTGTTCTGAGCCAGTGGGATGAGAAGAAAAGATGTTTAAGGAATCAGCTCAGGAGAtggtaaaaaaaatcatttcacaaaATGGATCTAACAAATTCCATACACCTTACCTAGTAATACATAAGAGAACGTATGAGTAAAAATAGATGAATCAAAAAGAGCTGAGACTATCAAAATACcctataaatttttttccttcctctgaccTCCCACAGCATTTTATTCATAGCATTTGTATAGCACCACACTCTCTGTGGGCCTCTGAGCTTCTTAGCCACTAGCAGAGTGCCTGGTACACAAGTGCTGATCCAAAGACAGTCTGAATTCAACTGTAAAgctacaaatacatatatatatctttatgcatatgtatatatacgcaAATATCTTTATACGCGTTATCTTTAGCAGCATGAGATTATTGAGAAAGCAATCctagaaataatgaaatattgccCTCTAGTGGTAGAAAACTGCATTTCCCCAACTTTAATCACAGGATAAAACTTAAGAAttccattttatttgaaaaaaatttaatataatacTGGATTTTGCCCTTTAACTTACAGAAATATATTCTCCTTCTAGAAGGAAGGACACTGAGGGTAGGTATGAGTAGACcctaaattaaaatgttaatttcatttctatttggaACTTTACTTCCAAATCTATGATTTTCTtaacacaaactaccaaaattaAAGTCTAATAAAATCTTCTCAGCTGGCCCATATATAGATAATAGCTCTATATTGGTGATTCTTAATTTtgggagtggagaaaggagaggctTTCGGTAGTGGAAACTCTGACACACTGGGGTGGACAGGGGTTAGAGTGTGGGCGAATGTGGACGGGGGATGGAGTGCAATGTTTATGTTTATCAGAAGGGGGCCTGAGTTAAGCCTTATTGACAAACTTGCTTTTAAATCATGAAAATTAATTTccgaaatttttttattttagggacATACTGATGTAACAAAACACGTGATTGTTTTTCCAACTGTAATAATTACAGGTGATCTATTTGCCAA
The genomic region above belongs to Camelus bactrianus isolate YW-2024 breed Bactrian camel chromosome 32, ASM4877302v1, whole genome shotgun sequence and contains:
- the CCDC62 gene encoding coiled-coil domain-containing protein 62 isoform X3 translates to MNPSASFLAGRQNIGSEVEISTIEKQRKELQLLIGELKDRDKELNDMVAVHQRQLLSWEEDRQKVLTLEERCSKLEGELHKRTEIIRSLTKKVKTLESNQIECQTALQKTQLQLQEMAQKATHSALLSEDLEDKDIIEAVNHIADCSGKFKLLEHALRDAKMVETCIVKEKQDYKQKLKVLKVEVNKLKEDLNEKTTENNEQREEIIRLKQEKSYLHDELVFTAEREKRKDELLDIAKSKQERTNAELHNMRQIYVKQQRDLQFLNFNVENSQELIQIYDSKMEESKALESSRDMCLSDLENNHLKVDFKREKNQKSLVKDQKFETTLVQQNRSDKSSCDVCKEKKLQVNTSFGGKSVIAISSLFAKDLVEKQKSWSLGENMQTEPENKSTFCKIHAKSPKGDGIGVQNEEKQPSETSTSVSDEKWQDVGVYLGLASCPGSKPPEKLDVECPDHMERSGASCCHKNEACRGESDMWESKCCHPSNFVIEAPGHVSDVEWMSIFKPPKVQRVVRHRAVCTCSGSASGTRYSSSASELIAIQHSRCLGSSKSAVREDEKLMETESSPEKQNLSKSLLVNKDAALPSEKDDFSPTSKLQRLLAESRQMVTDLELSTLLPISSENLSSGAKKNGEVSEDSAEKNTLLSN
- the CCDC62 gene encoding coiled-coil domain-containing protein 62 isoform X2, coding for MNPSASFLAGRQNIGSEVEISTIEKQRKELQLLIGELKDRDKELNDMVAVHQRQLLSWEEDRQKVLTLEERCSKLEGELHKRTEIIRSLTKKVKTLESNQIECQTALQKTQLQLQEMAQKATHSALLSEDLETRNENLSNTLVELSAQVGQLQAREQALTTMIKLKDKDIIEAVNHIADCSGKFKLLEHALRDAKMVETCIVKEKQDYKQKLKVLKVEVNKLKEDLNEKTTENNEQREEIIRLKQEKSYLHDELVFTEREKRKDELLDIAKSKQERTNAELHNMRQIYVKQQRDLQFLNFNVENSQELIQIYDSKMEESKALESSRDMCLSDLENNHLKVDFKREKNQKSLVKDQKFETTLVQQNRSDKSSCDVCKEKKLQVNTSFGGKSVIAISSLFAKDLVEKQKSWSLGENMQTEPENKSTFCKIHAKSPKGDGIGVQNEEKQPSETSTSVSDEKWQDVGVYLGLASCPGSKPPEKLDVECPDHMERSGASCCHKNEACRGESDMWESKCCHPSNFVIEAPGHVSDVEWMSIFKPPKVQRVVRHRAVCTCSGSASGTRYSSSASELIAIQHSRCLGSSKSAVREDEKLMETESSPEKQNLSKSLLVNKDAALPSEKDDFSPTSKLQRLLAESRQMVTDLELSTLLPISSENLSSGAKKNGEVSEDSAEKNTLLSN
- the CCDC62 gene encoding coiled-coil domain-containing protein 62 isoform X1; protein product: MNPSASFLAGRQNIGSEVEISTIEKQRKELQLLIGELKDRDKELNDMVAVHQRQLLSWEEDRQKVLTLEERCSKLEGELHKRTEIIRSLTKKVKTLESNQIECQTALQKTQLQLQEMAQKATHSALLSEDLETRNENLSNTLVELSAQVGQLQAREQALTTMIKLKDKDIIEAVNHIADCSGKFKLLEHALRDAKMVETCIVKEKQDYKQKLKVLKVEVNKLKEDLNEKTTENNEQREEIIRLKQEKSYLHDELVFTAEREKRKDELLDIAKSKQERTNAELHNMRQIYVKQQRDLQFLNFNVENSQELIQIYDSKMEESKALESSRDMCLSDLENNHLKVDFKREKNQKSLVKDQKFETTLVQQNRSDKSSCDVCKEKKLQVNTSFGGKSVIAISSLFAKDLVEKQKSWSLGENMQTEPENKSTFCKIHAKSPKGDGIGVQNEEKQPSETSTSVSDEKWQDVGVYLGLASCPGSKPPEKLDVECPDHMERSGASCCHKNEACRGESDMWESKCCHPSNFVIEAPGHVSDVEWMSIFKPPKVQRVVRHRAVCTCSGSASGTRYSSSASELIAIQHSRCLGSSKSAVREDEKLMETESSPEKQNLSKSLLVNKDAALPSEKDDFSPTSKLQRLLAESRQMVTDLELSTLLPISSENLSSGAKKNGEVSEDSAEKNTLLSN